In Mycobacterium stomatepiae, the following are encoded in one genomic region:
- a CDS encoding enoyl-CoA hydratase/isomerase family protein has product MTNLPAADADPLVLAEDRDGIALILLNRPTQRNALRYESWTGLSDALAAAAGAGGIVIAGNGGFFSAGGDLKTGPAHGDGPMGAAGRVEHAQRVMAQLREVAVPTVAVVEGAAVGLGWSLALSCDLVVASRDAFFSAPFVARAVVPDGGLAWRLTQQLGRHRASSLLLRGSRLPAEDAYALGLVTDLVDPGSAIDHALAIARGIADADAGAVELTKRLIAATETAQLASFQPLELAVATVAQQRSAAATGRTQFG; this is encoded by the coding sequence GTGACCAATTTACCCGCCGCCGACGCGGACCCGCTGGTTCTCGCCGAGGACAGGGATGGGATTGCGCTCATTCTGCTGAACCGTCCTACTCAGCGGAACGCTCTGCGGTACGAGTCGTGGACGGGGCTTTCGGATGCTCTCGCCGCCGCGGCGGGTGCAGGTGGCATTGTGATCGCCGGCAACGGCGGATTCTTCAGCGCTGGTGGCGATTTGAAGACCGGACCCGCACACGGCGATGGGCCGATGGGTGCGGCGGGCCGGGTCGAGCACGCTCAGCGTGTCATGGCCCAGCTGCGGGAGGTGGCGGTGCCGACCGTGGCCGTCGTGGAAGGGGCGGCGGTAGGTCTGGGCTGGAGCCTGGCGCTGTCGTGTGACCTGGTTGTCGCGTCCCGCGACGCGTTCTTCTCTGCCCCGTTCGTGGCGCGCGCCGTGGTGCCCGACGGCGGACTGGCCTGGCGACTGACCCAGCAGCTCGGCAGGCACCGGGCGTCGTCACTGTTGCTGCGCGGGAGCCGGTTACCTGCGGAGGATGCGTACGCTCTAGGTTTGGTCACCGATCTCGTCGACCCGGGTTCCGCCATTGACCATGCACTCGCCATTGCTCGCGGGATCGCCGATGCCGACGCGGGCGCGGTGGAGCTGACCAAACGACTCATCGCAGCCACCGAGACCGCTCAGTTGGCGTCCTTCCAGCCGCTCGAGCTGGCCGTTGCCACCGTCGCGCAGCAGCGTTCGGCTGCCGCCACGGGGCGGACACAGTTCGGCTAG